A segment of the Alistipes communis genome:
CACGGGGCCTGCTCGTCATGAACGTGACGCAGTGCAGCGGCGGCAGGGTCGCCATGGAGCTCTACGAAACCGGCCGGCAGTTGCAGGAGGCCGGCGTCATCTGCGGCCACGACATCACCACCGAGGCGGCCGTCGCCAAACTGATGTACGTGCTGGGGCAAAATCTCCCCGCAGAACGGACGCAGCGACTTCTGCGACACGCTTTGCGCGGAGAATTTACCGATGCCGGCATTGCATAAACCGAATTTTTTTTCTATATTTCGCACAGTTTAGCTGCCAAAATGAAAGACTCACCGGTTGCAGACCAGACGAAACGCAAGACAAAATATTGATTCTCAGATTTTTGTCAGGCAGAGTCGTCATGTAACGGGAAACTTGCCTGAAACCGGTGGAACGAAGCATTTCGGGCGAAAACGGACGGAAAATGAAAAATAACCGAAAAAAATTGACGGAATAAGACCCAAAACCGAACTTAAAACAACAGCAAGCAATAGCAAAAAACACTAAACAAATTTTATTAATTAATTAATCGTATGAAAAAACTTTTTTTGATTCTGTCAGTGGCCATGTTCTCGCTTGGCACTGTTGATGCCTTCGCTCAGGACAACGCAAACGAAGGAGCCGCAACCGAGCAGGCAGCTGCAACCGAGCAGGCAGCCGTTGCCGAAACGACGACCGTCGCCGATGTCGACGCCGAAGCCACGATCGCAGGCGAGTCGATGCACCACGTGATGATGCAGAAGTTCCTCGAAGGCGGTTGGGCCTGGATGCTCCCGATCCTGATCTTCCTGATCATCGGTCTGGCTGTCGCCATCGAGCGTATTCTCTACCTGTCGCTCTCGACGATCAACTCGAAGAAATTCATCGCACAGATCGAGGAGGCGCTCAAAAACGGCGGCATCGACGCTGCCATGGAGGTTGCGCGCAACACCCGCGGCCCGATCGCTTCGATCTACTATCAGGGTCTTCTGCGTTACAACCAGGGCCTCGACGCCGTCGAGAAGTCGATCGTATCCTACGGTTCGGTTCAGACGGGCCAGATGGAGTCGGGCCTGACGTGGATCGGTCTGTTCATCGCACTGTCGCCGATGTTGGGATTCATGGGTACCGTCGTCGGCATGATCGACGCATTCGACGCCATCCAGGCTGCGGGCGACATCTCCCCGACGCTGGTTGCCGGCGGTATCAAGGTCGCCCTGTTGACGACCCTCATGGGTCTGATCGCTGCGGTTATTCTTCAGCTGTTCTACAACTATATCGTTTCGAAGATCGATTCGCTCGTAAACGAAATGGAAGATACGTCGATCACGCTGACCGACATCCTGACGGCTTACAACAAGAAATAATCCAGCGTAAAAAGAACATTATTCAATTATGAAGAAGATTTTAAATATCATATTGGGTGTTCTGCTGGCCGTGATGGCGGTTCTCGGAATCTACGCAATAGCCACAGGGGGTTCGGAGGCTTCGATCAGCCTGAACCTGATCTGGTGTTACGTCCTGCTGGCTCTGGCGATTGCTTCCGCTATCTTCTGCGCCATCTTCGGTATGATTCAGAACCCCGCGGGAGTCAAGGGGACGCTCCTTTCGTTCGCCTTGATCGTCGTAGTGGTACTGGTATCCTATTTCATCGCTGCCAGCCACGACACCGTGATCCCGGATTTCGCCAGCGGCGGCGTCTTCCCTCGCACTCCGACGGTGATCGCCGACTGCGGTATCATCGTAACCTATGTCGCAATGATCGCGGCAGTCGTTGTCGCTCTCTATTCGGAGGTTGCGAAATTATTCAAATAAGAGAGGAGTAAACAATGGCAGGAGATAAAAGAAAAGTACAGGAGATCAATGCCGGTTCGATGGCCGACATCGCCTTCTTGCTGCTGATTTTCTTCCTTGTCGCCACTACCATGAACACGGATACGGGTCTGACGCGCGTCTTGCCGCCGATGCCCGATCCCAACCAGAAACAGGAGGATGTCAAGGTGAAGGAACGCAACCTTCTCTTGGTATTCGTTTCGAAAGGTAACAACATCATGGCGGGCGGCCAGCAAATGGACATCCACCAGCTGAAAGACAAGGCCAAGGAGTTTATCCTCAACCCGATGGAAGACGAAAACCTCCCCGAAAAAGAGGTGAAGGAGTTCGAACTTCCCGACGGCAGCAAGTGGAACTATCCCGTCAGCCTGGGCGTGATCTCCCTCCAGACGGACCGCGGCACCAGTTACGAAACCTACATCATGGTGCAGAACGAGTTGACACGCGCCTTCAACGAGGTGCGCAACGAGGTGGCCATGCGCAAGTTCGGAGTGAAATTCGAAGATCTGAACGAAGATCAGCGAAATATATTAACCAAGGCGGTTCCGCTGAAGATCTCGGAGGCCGAGCCGCGTAACGTGGGAGGAAAGAAGTAATGGCAGTAATGAAAAAGAAGGGCGGCAAAAGTCTGCCCCCGATCTCGACGGCATCGCTTCCGGACGTGATCTTCATGATCCTGTTCTTCTTCATGATTTCGACCACGATGCGCGATCAGGAGCTGTTGGTTCGCTACAAGCTTCCGACCGCGACCGAGGTGCAGAAATTGGAGAAGAAATCGCTCGTCAGCTTCATCCACATCGGCCAGCCTACGCCGATCATGCAAGCTAAATTCGGTACGGCACCCCGTATCCAGCTCAACGACTCGTATCGTACGGAGAAGGATATTCTGGACTTCATCGCCGCCGAACGCGACAAACTCAACGAGTCGGACCGAGCGCTGATGACCGTGTGTCTGAAAGCCGACGACCAGACGAAAATGGGTATCATCACCGACGTGAAGCAGGAACTTCGCCGGGCAAACGCCTTGAAGCTCTCTTACGCCGCTTCGAAGTCGATGGGATATTAAATTCCCGATCCTATACGAAAACGATCCGATGCAGCTGCATCGGATCGTTTTTTATATGCCGCGATCACATCCGCACCATCGTTCGGAAGAACTCGCGCGGTCCCGACCGGAGCGGCTCGAACCCCGTCGAGGATTGCTCCGCGACACGGAGCGGCCGTATGCCGGCGGAACGCCGTGCCCGACCGCACCCGAACTCGGACCGTGCGCACAGACCTGCCTTTCGGCGGTGGAACCCGTCCCTTCTCCCGCGACCGCAGCCGTCCCGCTCCGCCCCTCTTGCAGAAGCGGCCACGCAGCACAAGCGGGCGAAAACGATAGCGTCCGCATTCCCACGTCGATCGTCCGTCTGTCCGATTCCTCGAAATACGATAAAATAGGGTAGCCGCACATCCCCGGCCGACCCGATCAGAAAAGTTCCAGCTGTCCCGATTCGTGATTGAACGTCAGCCGGTGATAGGGCGTCACCCCGTAACGCCTCACGGCGAGACGGTGTTCGCGCGTAGGGTAGCCCTTGTTCTTCGCCCAGCCGTACTGAGGGAACTCTTCGGCCAACCGCCGCATATACTCGTCGCGGTGCGTCTTGGCCAGCACCGACGCCGCCGCGATGTCGGCGTACTTGCCGTCGCCCTTGACGATGCACCGATAGGGAATATCGAGCGACGAACGGAAGCGGTTGCCGTCGATGGCGAGAAATTCAGGGCGTGTGCGCAGCTCCCCGACCGCCCGACACATCCCCTCGAACGAGGCGTTGAGGATGTTGATTTCGTCGATGCGTTCGGGCGGGACGGCAGCGACAGCCCACGCCACCGCCTCGCGTTCGATGATCGGCCGGAGCCGGTCGCGGTTGCGCTCGCTCATCTGCTTCGAATCGTTGAGCAGCGGATCGTGGAAATCGGGCGGCAGAATCACGGCCGCTGCGAAGACCGCACCGGCCAGACACCCCCGGCCCGCTTCGTCACAGCCGGCTTCGATCCGTTCGTACTGATAACAGGTTTCCAACATCTTCCGATCGCCCCGCAGATGGATCCGAGGAGGAACAAAGTTACGAATTATTTGCGACCATTCGTCATTTTTCGCTACTTTTGTCTGCGTATGAAATTCGGCGACATCATCCGGCAACCGCTTCCCGTAGCGACCTTCACGTTCCTCGTGGTCGTGATCGTCGCATTCGTGCGCGCATGGGTCACACAGCGTTTCGCCGGCGAAATTCCGGCCGTCAGCGCCCCGCTGGGATACTATACCGCAGCGCTCCGCCTGTCATGGCCGCTGCTGTCGGCGGCAGCGAGCATCGTCATGCTCTTCGTGGCCGGATTCCTCATCGGCCGCAGCAGCGTCCGCGCCGAACTCTACGCGACCCGCTGCTTCCTGGCCATGCCGCTCTTCGGCGTCGTGAGCTGCGGCGTTCTGCTGAGCAGCGACTACC
Coding sequences within it:
- a CDS encoding ribonuclease HII, which encodes MLETCYQYERIEAGCDEAGRGCLAGAVFAAAVILPPDFHDPLLNDSKQMSERNRDRLRPIIEREAVAWAVAAVPPERIDEINILNASFEGMCRAVGELRTRPEFLAIDGNRFRSSLDIPYRCIVKGDGKYADIAAASVLAKTHRDEYMRRLAEEFPQYGWAKNKGYPTREHRLAVRRYGVTPYHRLTFNHESGQLELF
- a CDS encoding ExbD/TolR family protein, giving the protein MAGDKRKVQEINAGSMADIAFLLLIFFLVATTMNTDTGLTRVLPPMPDPNQKQEDVKVKERNLLLVFVSKGNNIMAGGQQMDIHQLKDKAKEFILNPMEDENLPEKEVKEFELPDGSKWNYPVSLGVISLQTDRGTSYETYIMVQNELTRAFNEVRNEVAMRKFGVKFEDLNEDQRNILTKAVPLKISEAEPRNVGGKK
- a CDS encoding ExbD/TolR family protein; amino-acid sequence: MAVMKKKGGKSLPPISTASLPDVIFMILFFFMISTTMRDQELLVRYKLPTATEVQKLEKKSLVSFIHIGQPTPIMQAKFGTAPRIQLNDSYRTEKDILDFIAAERDKLNESDRALMTVCLKADDQTKMGIITDVKQELRRANALKLSYAASKSMGY
- a CDS encoding MotA/TolQ/ExbB proton channel family protein; the protein is MKKLFLILSVAMFSLGTVDAFAQDNANEGAATEQAAATEQAAVAETTTVADVDAEATIAGESMHHVMMQKFLEGGWAWMLPILIFLIIGLAVAIERILYLSLSTINSKKFIAQIEEALKNGGIDAAMEVARNTRGPIASIYYQGLLRYNQGLDAVEKSIVSYGSVQTGQMESGLTWIGLFIALSPMLGFMGTVVGMIDAFDAIQAAGDISPTLVAGGIKVALLTTLMGLIAAVILQLFYNYIVSKIDSLVNEMEDTSITLTDILTAYNKK